The following proteins are encoded in a genomic region of Brachypodium distachyon strain Bd21 chromosome 1, Brachypodium_distachyon_v3.0, whole genome shotgun sequence:
- the LOC100836719 gene encoding nucleobase-ascorbate transporter LPE1, whose translation MSPVKAEDLVPFPVKEQFGGLDYCITSPPPWITTVVVAFQHYLVMLGTTVIIATILVPLMGGGHEEKAVVIQTILFLSGINTLLQVHFGTRLPAVMGGSYTYIYPTVAIILSPRYALFIDPFERFVYTMRSLQGALIIAGVFQVVVGFFGIWRVFIRFLSPLAAVPFVTLSALGLFYFAFPGVAKCIEIGLPALILLLIFAEYASHFFAKGSFVFGRCAVLLTVIIVWIYAEILTAAGAYNERNPVTQFSCRTDRSGLIHAAPWVRFPYPFQWGYPIFCAQDCFAMLAASFASLIESTGTLIAVSRYAGATFVPPSVFARGIGWQGISIILNGMCGTLTGTAASVENSGLLAITRVGSRRVIKISALFMIFFSLFGKFGAILASIPLPIFSALYCVLFAYSAAAGLCFLQYCNLNTLRTKFILSISLFLGLSIPQYFREFETFYGFGPAHTRSLAFNVIVNVIFSSPATVAAILAYFLDCTHLYWDAHVRKDRGWLWLEKFKSYRHDVRSEEFYALPYGMSKYFPSL comes from the exons ATGTCCCCCGTGAAGGCCGAGGACCTGGTGCCGTTCCCCGTCAAGGAGCAGTTTGGCGGCCTCGACTACTGCATCACCAGCCCTCCGCCATGGA TCACCACGGTGGTCGTGGCGTTCCAGCACTACCTGGTGATGCTCGGCACCACCGTCATCATCGCCACCATCCTCGTGCCACTCATGGGCGGCGGCCAT gaggagaaggcggtgGTGATCCAGACCATCCTGTTCCTGTCCGGGATCAACACGCTCCTGCAGGTCCACTTCGGCACCCGGCTCCCCGCCGTCATGGGGGGCTCCTACACCTACATCTACCCCACCGTAGCCATCATCCTCAGCCCGCGATACGCGCTCTTCATCGACCCCTTCGAG AGGTTCGTGTACACCATGCGGTCGCTTCAGGGCGCGCTCATCATCGCCGGCGTATTCCAGGTCGTCGTCGGCTTCTTCGGCATATGGAGGGTCTTCATCAG GTTTCTGAGCCCTCTCGCGGCGGTTCCCTTCGTGACGCTCTCCGCGCTCGGGCTCTTCTACTTCGCCTTCCCCGGG GTTGCCAAATGCATCGAGATCGGCCTCCCCGCGCTCATTCTGCTGCTGATCTTCGCCGAG TACGCCTCGCATTTCTTCGCGAAAGGGAGCTTCGTGTTCGGCCGGTGCGCGGTGCTGCTGACGGTGATCATCGTGTGGATCTACGCCGAGATCCTgacggccgccggcgcctacaACGAGAGGAACCCGGTGACGCAGTTCAGCTGCCGCACCGACCGCTCCGGCCTCATCCACGCCGCACCTTG GGTCAGGTTCCCTTACCCGTTCCAGTGGGGGTACCCAATCTTCTGCGCACAGGACTGCTTCGCCATGCTCGCTGCCTCGTTTGCGTCACTTATCGAG TCTACCGGCACCCTAATTGCAGTGTCAAGATACGCGGGCGCGACATTCGTTCCACCTTCAGTTTTTGCTCGGGGAATTGGCTGGCAG GGCATATCTATCATACTGAATGGGATGTGTGGTACATTGACAGGCACAGCAGCTTCAGT TGAGAATTCAGGTCTGCTGGCCATAACAAGAGTTGGAAGTCGACGAGTCATAAAGATTTCAGCCTTgttcatgattttcttctccCTGTTTG GAAAGTTTGGGGCAATTCTTGCATCCATTCCACTGCCAATTTTCTCTGCACTTTATTGCGTTCTCTTTGCTTATTCAG CTGCTGCAGGCCTCTGCTTCCTCCAGTACTGCAACCTTAACACCCTGAGAACCAAGTTCATACTCAGCATCTCCTTGTTCCTGGGATTGTCTATACCGCAATACTTCCGAGAGTTCGAGACATTCTACGGATTTGGACCGGCTCACACACGTTCACTGGCG TTCAATGTCATTGTCAATGTGATATTCTCCTCGCCTGCGACTGTTGCTGCCATACTCGCCTACTTTCTGGACTGCACACACCTCTACTGGGATGCTCATGTGAGGAAGGACAGGGGCTGGCTGTGGTTGGAGAAATTCAAGTCTTACAGGCATGACGTAAGAAGCGAGGAGTTCTATGCTCTCCCATATGGTATGAGCAAGTACTTCCCCTCACTTTAG